One part of the Leucobacter triazinivorans genome encodes these proteins:
- a CDS encoding cysteine desulfurase family protein — translation MSTTEPTRAPHAPRYLDAAATAPLRAEARAALIDALDAGAANPSSVHSAGHRARMIVDEARARVAAGLGARAGELIFTSGGTEANNLAVIGLALANPRGRHVVTTAVEHPSVLESCRYLERVFGFELTVLDVDGTGRVSAEALAAVLRPDTTLVSIGLANGEVGTVQPVPELAAVARLRGALVHTDAVQAAPSLPVSFGSADRASGPDATIAGDGWPGPGVDAMTVASHKFGGPQGAGALLLRGHLRLEPLLHGGGQERGARSGTENVAAIAGFGAAVRACAADVGSRALELMRSRDAFVELVLAEVPGARLTGHPSERLPGHASFVIEGVSGESLLVALDAAGFAVSSGSACAAGKDEPSPTLLALGLSPEIAQTAIRFTFPAPLSETDLARVVAVLRLEASAAGAARPRRM, via the coding sequence GTGAGCACCACCGAGCCGACACGGGCCCCGCACGCGCCACGATACCTCGATGCCGCCGCGACCGCGCCGTTGCGCGCGGAGGCTCGTGCGGCGCTCATCGACGCGCTCGATGCTGGAGCGGCGAACCCGTCGAGCGTGCACTCCGCCGGGCATCGCGCACGAATGATCGTGGACGAAGCGAGGGCGCGTGTGGCGGCGGGTCTCGGCGCCCGCGCTGGAGAGCTCATCTTCACCTCCGGTGGCACGGAGGCGAACAACCTCGCCGTCATCGGCCTCGCGCTCGCGAATCCGCGCGGGCGGCACGTGGTCACCACCGCGGTCGAGCACCCCTCCGTGCTCGAGAGCTGCCGGTATCTCGAGCGGGTTTTCGGGTTCGAACTGACCGTGCTCGACGTCGACGGGACCGGCCGCGTCTCGGCCGAGGCGCTCGCCGCGGTGCTGCGGCCCGACACGACGCTCGTGTCGATCGGCCTTGCGAACGGCGAGGTGGGAACCGTGCAGCCCGTTCCCGAGCTCGCGGCGGTCGCGAGACTCCGCGGGGCGCTGGTGCACACCGACGCCGTCCAGGCGGCGCCCTCGCTGCCGGTCTCCTTCGGCTCCGCCGACCGCGCGTCCGGGCCTGATGCGACGATCGCCGGGGATGGGTGGCCGGGCCCGGGCGTCGACGCCATGACTGTGGCGTCCCACAAGTTCGGGGGCCCGCAGGGCGCGGGGGCGCTGCTGCTGCGCGGGCACCTGCGGCTCGAACCGCTGCTGCACGGCGGCGGGCAGGAGCGCGGCGCACGATCCGGCACCGAGAACGTGGCCGCGATCGCGGGATTCGGAGCCGCGGTGCGCGCGTGCGCGGCCGATGTCGGCTCTCGAGCGCTCGAGCTCATGCGCAGCCGAGACGCGTTCGTCGAACTCGTGCTCGCGGAGGTGCCCGGAGCGCGTCTGACGGGACACCCGAGCGAACGACTGCCGGGGCACGCGTCGTTCGTGATCGAGGGGGTCAGCGGAGAATCCCTGCTGGTCGCGCTCGACGCCGCCGGTTTCGCGGTCTCCTCCGGCTCGGCCTGCGCCGCCGGCAAGGATGAGCCGTCGCCCACGCTGCTCGCACTCGGTCTGTCGCCCGAGATCGCGCAGACGGCGATCCGATTCACGTTTCCGGCGCCGCTCTCGGAGACGGATCTGGCACGCGTCGTCGCGGTACTGCGCCTCGAGGCATCGGCCGCCGGGGCTGCGCGTCCACGGCGCATGTGA
- the nadC gene encoding carboxylating nicotinate-nucleotide diphosphorylase codes for MLTRRIIETVVRNALDEDAPWGDLTAELAIPERARVDTRLVAREPGVFAGGRLVVEAFRQTEPSIEVTRLIADGAAFEAGDILASVSGPARGVLTAERVALNLSQRMSGVATLTARYVATVAHTRARIADTRKTTPGLRALEKHAVRVGGGSNHRFGLSDAIMVKDNHLAALGAVDDATTTAALRELRERAGHTTSIIVEIDRLDQLDSVLAAEVTGILLDNFSLEDLATGVRWIDGRAVAEASGGVTLDTVAAIAETGVDVISVGQLTHGARALDLGLDAA; via the coding sequence GTGCTGACCCGCCGCATCATCGAGACCGTCGTGCGCAACGCGCTCGACGAGGACGCACCCTGGGGCGACCTGACGGCCGAGCTCGCGATTCCGGAGCGAGCGCGTGTCGACACTCGCCTCGTCGCGCGAGAACCGGGGGTGTTCGCCGGTGGCCGACTCGTCGTCGAGGCCTTCCGGCAGACGGAGCCGAGCATCGAGGTGACCCGACTGATCGCCGATGGTGCGGCGTTCGAGGCCGGCGACATCCTCGCCAGCGTGTCGGGGCCGGCCAGAGGGGTGCTCACCGCCGAACGGGTCGCCCTCAACCTGAGCCAGCGGATGAGCGGAGTCGCCACCCTCACGGCTCGCTACGTGGCCACCGTTGCGCACACGCGGGCGCGGATCGCGGATACGCGCAAGACCACCCCCGGGCTGCGGGCGCTGGAGAAGCACGCCGTGCGCGTCGGCGGCGGCTCCAATCACCGCTTCGGGCTCTCGGACGCCATCATGGTGAAGGACAACCACCTCGCTGCGCTGGGGGCCGTCGATGACGCCACGACCACAGCGGCGCTGCGCGAGTTGCGCGAGCGCGCGGGGCACACCACCTCGATCATCGTGGAGATCGATCGTCTGGACCAGCTCGATTCCGTGCTGGCGGCGGAGGTCACGGGGATCCTGCTCGACAACTTCTCGCTCGAGGACCTCGCGACCGGTGTGCGCTGGATCGACGGTCGTGCGGTCGCGGAGGCGAGTGGTGGGGTGACGCTCGACACGGTGGCGGCGATAGCTGAGACGGGGGTGGACGTGATCTCGGTCGGGCAACTGACCCACGGGGCGCGAGCACTCGACCTCGGGCTCGACGCGGCGTGA